aaaagcccgctaatcgctgctcccatgaaagaaccagaagaggtggccaaaagcaaggtcaaattcaggaggagaggtgtcctgataccctcctcttgaaagagttcaagtcgtaggcaggaggaaatatagatgaaggaagattgtcccagagtttaccagtgtgagggatgaaagagtgaagatgctggttaactcttgcataaggggtttggacagtaaagggatgagcatgagtagaaagtcgtgtgcaccgGGGCCgtgagaggggggggaggcatgcagttagcaagttcagaagagcagttagcgtggaaatatcgatagaagatagagaggcaacatcgcggcggaatttaagaggtagaagactataagtaggaggaggagagctgatgagacgaagagccttagcctccactctgtccagaagagctgtgtgggtggagcccccccacacgtgagatgcatactccatacgagggcggacaaggcccctgtatatggatagcaactgcgtgggggagaagaactggtggagacgatacagaacgcccaaccttgaggaagctgatttagcgagagaagagatgtgaagtttccaattgagattttgagttaaggatagaccgagtatgtttattgttgaagaaggtgacagctgagtgttgtcgaagaataggggataggtgtttggaagattgtgtcgagttgataggtggagaaattgagtttttgaggcattgaaggacataaggttccttctgccccaatcggaaatgatagcaaggtctgaggttaagcgttctgcagcctccagtgtggagtcatgtacttcctgttttgatggtcttctattgaaagaagttgaataatgcagagtggagtcgtcggtgtatgagtggacaggacagtttgttatggaaagaagatcattgatgaataacaggaagagagtgggtgataggacagagccctgtggaacgccactgttgataggcttcggggaagagcagtgaccgtctaccaccgcagagatagaacggccagaaaggaagctggagataaaggaacatagagagggatagaatccgaaagagggcagtttagaaagcaaagactggtgccagactctatcgaaggctttcgatatgtctagtgcaacagagaaagtttcaccaaaactgctaagagaggatgaccaagagtcagttaagagagcacgaagatcgccagtagaacgccccttgcggaatccatactggcgatcagaaagaagattagaaatggaaaggtgcttttgaatcttccggttaaggattgatccaaaagctttagatagacatgaaagtaaagctattgggcggtagtttgagggattggagcggtcacccttcttgggcacaggctgtacaaaggcatacttccagcaggaaggaaaggtagatgttgataggcagagacgaaagagtttgaccaggcagggtgtcagcacagaagcacagtttttaaggacaataggaggcactccatcaggtccataagccttctgagagttgaggccagagagggcatagaaaacatcattaggaagaatcttaataacaggcataaaggagtcagaggtgggatgagtaggaggaatatgcccagaatcgtccaaagtggagttcttacagaaaaatatatatatatatatatatatatatatatatatatatatatatatatatatatatatatatatatatatattacaaaaatatataacgtACAGACTCACAGTGAGAGAGATCGTCACGCGCGGGGCATCggtagatctgtaaacaatggaggTTTCCCCAGGCCAAGCCACTGGCCTGCTAGAGTGGATGGACTACAGCAGCCTGAATGCTGGCTGGCCTCACTGATTTTGTTGGCGTGACCAGCCTTGCCACTCCTTGGCTTttttttactagatcttggcttttggGCTGAGACTTTGgcgccttgtcttttttttcccttgagaacaggctaatctaggctttttttttaattctctcctgCTTGGCTGTTCCCTTCGCTCGTGTCCCTGCCCTCTCACCCCCTCATTCCCCACTCATCCTCTCATTCAGTCTtggtctctggctccctacccctctcctacccaacAACTCCCCTCCGGGCCTTCCCCACCattgcccatccactcctagccctctccccttacccatcgtcttccacgccacctcccctGGACCCCAACCCAATAGAGTTCCCCCACCCTCCCGGCACACCGCAGCCGCTCCatgtttcccctctccctgcccaacagcgaaatggtgtcgctcgtatgtgggtcttcactttattgtagCTTATAATTGCTAATTACCCAatgacctgcaatttatgtaagaagtgttttgattacaACTCTATCCGGAAGGTTACAgtatatacacaacataatcagtgTTATGCAATACGAGGCCCTCATCACATATTAcccatctaatgtggccctgccaGCCAAAAAGGTTGAGCACCACTGCTCTGcatagaaggctgtacatgcttctacattaaaagtgaggccatggtcaatatataatgaaaacacattatacagaggaagtgtgagggatcaaggcgagtgtggaacatttcttctcagcttctacggaataaagacaaggaaatgctggtgtttttctatgaaaacctgtacatacatTCTTAGTGCATATACTGAAGCAGTTGAATTACTAAAAACATGAAATGTagaagaaataaggcagacaagtTCATTTACTCCGACGAGCAGGGAGCGAGAAAcgcaatgttttgggtggaattgctGACTCCGGCCAtcggctaagctccgcccacccctaccccccatgcTTCACCTCAGTGTGAAGAGcggcccgctgagggccactccatgtattatttcTCCAAGGttttgctgcgtgtgtgtgtggggggggggggctgtcgcTGCACGTCACTGTGTTGGTTTGCGACGCACGGAGGACAATGAGCCGAATATCTTATTTTTAGGTAATTAAAGCGAGGCTACATTACTACATTATCGATAAGTGTGGGGCTGATTTCACTATTCATGAATACCGTAAGGCTTTGGCGGTGTGGCCTCTAAACACTTTATGCTTTACTTTTTTACTCATACTGTGTCGCCTGCTATGGATCTTCTCCACGGCAATGGCAAAAGCAAATGTAATGTTTTCAGACTCTGCCAAGCGCGTGGCGGCCCGGGAGCAGCCGGACGAGGTCGCCGGTGCCGCCTCAGGCTCGGCGGGGCCGAGTCGAGGTCGCGCCGCTACGTCCTGGCATGGCCCTAGTTGCCGCAGGGAGGTCCACTAAGGCCGGCGCCGCGCCACACGGTAATTGTTCCGCCAGCGCCGCAGGGTGGCACACGGCTCAGACTCACCGAGGGCTGGCGGAAGAGTTTGAGCGTCGGCGCCGCGCCTTGTTGCGTGCGTGTGCCCTGCACGACACGCGGGCCGCCTACCCGGACATGGCCTGGCGGCAGAATTACAGACACATGTTGGCGGGGACGTTGACGCTCTTCAAGGTGCCCAAGGTAGGTCGCTTGTGTCTTGTAAGAATGCATTCAAGGAACTAAGTCTCTTCACTTTGGGAGTATATATTCCTgatacaaaactaaaaaaaaatttgtgATTTAGCATATTTCTATTTATCGTCTGTGTCAAAGGTTTGAGGCCTAAAACATGGTTCCTGCAGGCCGGGTCCTCGGCGGTGAAGGACTTCATGTCTCGGATGGCGCAGCAGACTTGGGCAACGCCGCGGCCGCTGAGCGCAGTGGTGGTGCGGCACCCGCTGGCCAGGCTGGCCTCCGCCTACAGGTTATCTTGACAGCCCTTCTGTTCCCTCAGGGCATGACCAACGCTTGTGACATACAAGGCTGCGGGCGACACCCACTTGCGTGTTCAGAAAGCCTGGCATCTTGATGGTGGTTTAGATCTTAACTCAAAATGGATGCGTCCAGGATGCAATGAACCACTTCATGCCTCCAATGAATGACACACCTGAAAACTTTGTATTTTCTAAATTCATTAAAATCTGGTCGAGCTAAGGACCTAAGGAGAATGTGACCAATGAAATTATTTAATTACAGATTATCTCTTAGTCTTGAAGTAATCTCAGTCTAGCGGAGGCACGCGCTCTTTTTCCAATTTTGACACAACACGTAAGGCTTCGTGTCTGATTCTCATTAACGACGAAAAGTGGGGAAAAGATACTGACGGGAATGGTGAATGTTTTCCTCGTGTCTTGATAATTTCCGATCTCAAGCCTTGCAcgtgtccttccttccctgcagagACAAGTACCTGGGCGGCGCGCCGCTCTTCCAGTACGACGCTGCGTGGCGCAAGGCGACGCAAGGCATCGAGACGTGGGACTGGCGGTTCGCCAAGTACTGGCTGCCGGCGCTCGTGTCCACCGGGGCTCTGAAGCCAACTCGTGAGTTTAATGAAACATTGGACAGGATTAGAAGAGCGTACAAGATTTACGTGTACCATTACGCCAGTCAGGCAGGAGCTCTCTTGGTCAAGCCATCACGAACGGAAAAACTATTTTATGGTGTGACAGAAATGTACACCGTCCACCAATGTTGTCGTCTGGCACTTCTGTGGCCTTCGTCACGACGTTCGGGAGGGGCTATGACCTGCGGGACCTGGTGATGCGGTTCCGGAACACGTCCTTCACCTTCAGCCAGTTCCTGTGGCACGTGGTCTGGACGCACGACGCGGGCGTGGCAGACGAGCACTGGATGACCTACACCGAGGCGTGCGATCCGTGCCGGGTGAAGTTCGACTACATCCTGAAGCTGGAGACGATCCAGGAGGAGATCCAGTACCTGTTCTGTGGGGTGCTAGGCTTCCAGGGCGAGGCCACTTTCCCGGTGAGGCATCGCAGCCACGGCCACGCCCTCGCCCGCTCAGACCGGGAGTACTACGCCAACTTGAGCACGGAGCTGATGCGCCGACTGCTGGGCATCTACAGGCACGACTTCGCCATCTTTGACTACAGCCAAGGCCAGTAGTGCGTGAGGCTGAAAACGAATGGACTGGGACTCGCTTTGTCAAATGTTTGGGGCTCTTGTTGAGACCGTTTGGGAGGCCACAGAGGAGACACGGTTGTCACGAGTGTTCTTCccgttcacggcgcagaagccttCCCAAATAACCACCAGGCTcaagaaaccacccatggaaaccccgacaacttgtGGGAGGGTCTTTTGAAGTAGGTGTACCAaggcttcgaagagtttgataaaaTGGGACTGGGGCTCTTACAAGTtactggcagggagggagggaacgtggCACCTGGGGGGGGAGGGTTGGCAGACTTGGCGTGATACGAAGTGAATGTAACACAAGGACACACAGCTATATAAGGAGACCCCAAGAGGcccagaaagacagacagcctacacatggcagctcctgaagatgggGTGTTCATTAACGTCCCATCCATAAATACGTACCTGCAACCTTCATTTAAAGCTTTCAATTGTGTTTACCTCAACTACAcgcctgctcagtttgttccactcacccaccagccTGTTCGTGAGCCGGTTCTTGCCTATTTCCTTCCAGAACCTGAATTTGTCTCACTCATACCCGTTGCTGCGTGTCCAATCATCTGTTTTTAATGTACGTACTTCATCTACATCGCTTTTGTTAATCCCTTTCAACCATTTCAAACCTCACCTAActcacaatacaatacaatacaatacaatacgtgtgtgtgtgtgtgtgtgtgtgtgtgtgtgttataacgaCTCTTCAAGGCGTACGCTCGAGGGTTGTTTCAGGGTGCTTGTCCCACTTcacaaccaccatctccatcctaATAACGAGCCCCAACCATCAGCACTAATACACCAACACTTCAAGACCTCAACACCTCAATTCCAGCTGCTGTGTCGACCACGACGCTTCAA
Above is a genomic segment from Eriocheir sinensis breed Jianghai 21 chromosome 7, ASM2467909v1, whole genome shotgun sequence containing:
- the LOC126992339 gene encoding carbohydrate sulfotransferase 11-like, with the protein product MLSSGTSVAFVTTFGRGYDLRDLVMRFRNTSFTFSQFLWHVVWTHDAGVADEHWMTYTEACDPCRVKFDYILKLETIQEEIQYLFCGVLGFQGEATFPVRHRSHGHALARSDREYYANLSTELMRRLLGIYRHDFAIFDYSQGQ